From a region of the Methylomonas rapida genome:
- the hflK gene encoding FtsH protease activity modulator HflK — MNDPKIWFQRFSMAWPLSPQSIFLLLLLLIGLNMSFYTIPAESEGVLLRFGRYIDKVPSGLHFKIPFGVDAVIEVPTQRQQKLEFGFTTPGFTNRDQASDEPELERSMVTGDLNSALVEWIVQYRITDPEKYLFDVRDPGLTLRDISESVMREIVGDRTVDEIITIGRQEIEDSALAGMRELAQRYNLGVSINQVQLKNVNPPVPVQPSFNEVNRAQQDKENAINIANGEYNKAVPRARGEADQAIRAAEGYRFKRINEAEGDVAAFNQVLAQYLKAPEVTRDRIYLETLGEVLPQARQQIIVDDTVQQILPMLPFSDKPLGVAP; from the coding sequence ATGAACGATCCTAAGATATGGTTTCAGCGTTTCAGCATGGCCTGGCCCTTGTCGCCTCAGTCTATCTTTCTACTCTTATTGTTGCTGATAGGGCTGAATATGTCGTTTTATACGATCCCGGCGGAGTCGGAGGGTGTCTTGCTGCGTTTTGGCCGGTATATCGACAAAGTGCCTTCCGGTTTGCATTTCAAGATTCCGTTCGGCGTCGATGCCGTCATCGAAGTCCCGACCCAGCGCCAGCAAAAATTGGAATTCGGTTTTACCACGCCTGGTTTCACCAATCGCGATCAGGCCAGCGACGAACCCGAGCTGGAAAGATCGATGGTCACCGGCGATCTGAATTCGGCTCTGGTCGAATGGATAGTGCAATACCGGATAACCGATCCCGAAAAATATTTGTTCGATGTACGCGATCCCGGCCTGACGCTACGGGATATTTCGGAATCCGTGATGCGCGAAATAGTCGGTGACAGGACCGTCGATGAAATCATTACCATCGGTCGCCAGGAAATCGAAGACTCTGCACTGGCTGGCATGCGCGAACTGGCCCAGCGCTATAACCTCGGCGTATCCATCAATCAAGTGCAGCTCAAAAACGTCAATCCCCCGGTGCCGGTTCAGCCTTCGTTCAATGAAGTGAACCGTGCCCAGCAGGACAAGGAAAACGCCATCAACATCGCCAATGGCGAATACAACAAAGCCGTACCCAGGGCGCGTGGCGAAGCCGATCAGGCCATACGCGCCGCCGAAGGCTATCGTTTCAAACGCATCAATGAAGCCGAGGGTGATGTCGCCGCCTTCAATCAGGTGTTGGCACAATACCTGAAAGCCCCGGAAGTCACCCGGGACCGTATTTATCTGGAAACGCTGGGTGAAGTATTGCCGCAAGCCAGGCAGCAAATCATCGTTGATGATACCGTGCAACAAATCTTGCCGATGCTGCCGTTTTCCGACAAACCGCTGGGGGTAGCGCCATGA
- a CDS encoding FKBP-type peptidyl-prolyl cis-trans isomerase yields the protein MQITDKTAVSIHYTLTNDVGEQLDSSRGEEPLVYLHGAGNIISGLEAALTGKSVGDKFDVSIPPAEAYGELVPDMVQVVSKKMFEGMDVEVGMQFHADVSHGAGIITVTDINGDDVTIDGNHPLAGETLNFAVEVVDVRPATADELAHGHIHGAGGHHH from the coding sequence ATGCAAATCACTGATAAAACAGCTGTTTCCATACACTATACCCTAACCAACGATGTCGGAGAACAGTTGGACAGTTCCCGCGGTGAAGAGCCGTTGGTGTATTTGCATGGTGCCGGCAACATCATTTCTGGCTTGGAAGCGGCTTTGACCGGCAAGTCCGTCGGCGACAAGTTCGATGTTTCCATTCCGCCGGCCGAAGCTTACGGCGAACTGGTGCCGGATATGGTGCAAGTGGTTTCCAAGAAAATGTTCGAAGGCATGGATGTCGAGGTGGGTATGCAGTTTCACGCCGACGTGAGCCATGGCGCCGGCATCATCACGGTGACCGACATCAACGGCGACGATGTGACCATAGACGGCAATCATCCCTTGGCCGGAGAAACCCTGAATTTTGCGGTCGAAGTGGTCGATGTCAGACCGGCTACCGCCGATGAACTGGCGCATGGCCATATTCACGGCGCGGGTGGTCATCATCACTGA
- a CDS encoding IS701 family transposase, which yields MRKPSRPPTARCTLPMYMGFLMSEPKSSTCTRLSEVMNISHDSVNRFLLRESYEPKDLFNEAKCLLNLVGGTLNVDDSTLDKPYSQRMELVGHFWSGKHHRVVKGLNLITLYYTDPQGRSLPVNYRVYDKAEGKTKNDYFLDMLGEVLAWGLQPNFMTGDSWYSCVDNLKTVKNHRMGFMFAVESNRRVSTEKGTWIQVQKLDIPDDGMRVWLRDFGNVKLFRTRLKDQLRHYVVFLPEAEAYDAFKQSDFQKLHDQHWQIEQYHRMIKQVCNIEKFQVRSKVPILNHIFAALCGYVHLQRMQFTEIIRNAYQWQRTLYQDVIAAFVNSFMVGKEYLNPQFQASVNA from the coding sequence ATAAGAAAGCCTAGCCGCCCACCGACAGCGCGTTGCACCTTGCCAATGTATATGGGATTTTTGATGAGCGAACCGAAATCAAGTACCTGCACCCGTCTTTCCGAGGTGATGAACATTTCCCATGACAGCGTGAATCGTTTCCTGTTACGAGAAAGTTACGAGCCGAAAGACTTGTTCAATGAGGCAAAATGTCTGTTGAACTTGGTGGGCGGGACGCTGAACGTGGATGACAGCACCTTAGACAAACCCTACAGCCAACGCATGGAACTGGTTGGACATTTTTGGTCTGGCAAGCATCATCGCGTGGTTAAAGGCTTGAATCTCATCACGTTATACTACACTGACCCGCAAGGCCGCAGCCTGCCCGTTAACTATCGTGTATACGACAAGGCAGAAGGAAAAACCAAAAATGATTATTTCCTCGACATGTTGGGCGAGGTGCTGGCTTGGGGATTACAACCGAATTTTATGACCGGGGATAGTTGGTATTCCTGTGTGGACAACCTTAAGACGGTAAAAAACCACCGGATGGGGTTTATGTTTGCGGTGGAAAGCAATCGCCGGGTGTCGACGGAAAAAGGCACCTGGATCCAGGTACAAAAACTGGACATTCCTGACGACGGCATGCGGGTCTGGTTACGTGATTTTGGCAACGTGAAGCTGTTTCGGACGCGGTTAAAAGACCAACTGCGCCATTACGTGGTGTTCCTGCCAGAGGCTGAGGCTTATGATGCCTTTAAGCAATCCGATTTTCAGAAACTGCACGACCAGCATTGGCAGATCGAGCAATACCACCGCATGATCAAGCAGGTTTGCAACATCGAGAAGTTCCAAGTCCGTAGCAAAGTACCGATACTCAACCATATCTTTGCCGCTTTATGTGGCTATGTTCATCTGCAGCGAATGCAATTTACTGAAATTATTCGCAATGCTTACCAATGGCAAAGAACGTTGTATCAGGATGTGATCGCCGCATTCGTCAACAGCTTCATGGTCGGCAAGGAATATTTGAACCCACAGTTTCAGGCTTCCGTCAATGCGTAA
- a CDS encoding ISL3 family transposase: MTQSLLQIPLDIPDVCIEKVETTAKGEFIITVSSTLTSATCHQCGQRIDKFYGYGREITLRHLSIFDRPVWIKLTPKRYRCPDCPKGPTTTQQCGWYNWKSPHTKAYEQWILRELINSSVTDMDVKHGISAEAAEGIINRHVAQQVDWSAIQGIRLLGLDEIALKKGHQDFVVIVSAIDTEDHKRILAVLPDRKKETVKAFLQNIPEAQQHALQRVCVDMYEGYRNAVYETLPGVEVVVDRFHVAKHYRDGADQVRKAEMKKLKNTLSAEDYAKLKGAMWAFRKRWMELSADQQTVLLFLFQQAPILREVYIQRELLTGIFERRLNKAEAEKALDRWMEHIKVLKLKGFDAFVKTYQNWRNEITNYFIRRETSGFVEGLNNKIKSIKRRCFGIYNTVRLFQHIWLDIEGRRLFGYA, from the coding sequence ATGACACAGTCGCTACTTCAAATACCGCTGGATATACCTGATGTTTGTATCGAAAAAGTTGAAACCACCGCCAAAGGCGAGTTCATCATCACGGTCAGTAGTACGTTAACCAGTGCAACCTGCCATCAATGCGGCCAGAGGATCGATAAGTTTTATGGCTATGGCAGAGAAATCACCTTGCGTCATTTGTCGATTTTCGATCGGCCGGTTTGGATCAAGCTAACCCCCAAGCGCTATCGATGCCCTGACTGCCCCAAAGGTCCGACGACCACGCAACAATGTGGCTGGTATAACTGGAAAAGCCCCCATACCAAAGCGTATGAGCAGTGGATATTGCGTGAATTGATCAACAGCAGCGTGACCGACATGGACGTGAAGCACGGCATCAGCGCCGAAGCGGCGGAAGGGATTATCAATCGGCACGTGGCCCAACAAGTTGATTGGTCTGCCATCCAAGGCATTCGCTTGCTGGGACTGGATGAAATCGCTTTGAAAAAAGGGCATCAAGATTTTGTGGTCATCGTGTCGGCTATCGATACCGAGGACCATAAGCGGATTCTGGCGGTGCTGCCCGACCGCAAAAAAGAAACGGTTAAAGCCTTTTTGCAGAATATTCCCGAGGCACAGCAACACGCGTTACAACGCGTCTGCGTGGACATGTATGAAGGGTATCGCAACGCCGTCTATGAGACATTGCCCGGCGTCGAGGTGGTGGTTGATCGCTTCCATGTCGCCAAGCATTATCGAGACGGCGCCGACCAGGTCCGCAAGGCGGAAATGAAAAAACTCAAGAATACCCTGTCTGCCGAGGATTATGCCAAGCTGAAAGGCGCGATGTGGGCTTTTCGGAAGCGCTGGATGGAACTCTCTGCCGATCAGCAAACCGTTTTGCTTTTTCTATTCCAGCAAGCCCCCATTTTGCGAGAAGTCTATATCCAACGGGAGCTTTTGACGGGTATTTTTGAGCGCCGACTCAATAAGGCTGAGGCCGAAAAAGCCTTGGATCGCTGGATGGAGCATATCAAAGTCTTGAAGTTGAAGGGCTTTGATGCGTTTGTCAAAACCTATCAAAACTGGCGAAATGAAATCACCAACTATTTCATTCGCCGGGAAACCAGTGGCTTTGTTGAAGGGCTTAACAACAAAATCAAAAGCATCAAACGACGCTGCTTTGGCATTTACAATACCGTCCGCCTGTTTCAGCATATCTGGCTTGATATCGAAGGGAGACGGTTGTTCGGTTATGCATAA